A region of Nostoc sp. 'Peltigera membranacea cyanobiont' N6 DNA encodes the following proteins:
- a CDS encoding CHASE2 domain-containing protein, with the protein MWRRFQTFIQRTRSVLIITPTVALTVIVGQSLGFFNLLEWKIRDEWVRQRSPGTIADEIVIVTIDERDIQSVRKWPIPDWALAKLLEKIRAQQPRAIGLDLYRDLPEGSGYEELVKIFRSTPNLIGVEKITGERVNPPPELKKLDRVGLADLVLDGDRFVRRALLTAVDTKEKNTLKAGLATQVALKYLEADKITLESIDPKQQKFQLGKAIYLPLDNQEAGYSDTDLGGYQILLNWHGTDAAFRTVAMRDVLAGRIPANLMRDRMVFIGSTAASTNDFFNTPFSSSWISTQKPTPGVVVHANIAHQLVQEAKIAKTTLHGVSSQAVSFWIILWSAIGSCGSWFLSSRRLRIPGGKILWATVSISTVFVGGSYGMFLDGILIPVTPTLAAFISSVIATTNAYKQRRLEEANQQLEIANTQLLDYSKTLEFKVEERTHELLEAKQAADAANEAKSEFLANMSHELRTPLNGILGFAQVLEVSPNMTEKNLEGVSIIYQCGTHLLMLINDILDLSKIEARKLELLATTVNLSTFLHSVTEICSIRAKQKGIGFNILISDRLPVAIEVDEKRLRQVLINLLGNAIKFTDNGSVTFKVDVISQEFKQMTNDNRQMTYQKIRFQIEDTGIGMSPNQLEKIFLAFEQVGEAGRKSEGTGLGLAISQRIATLMGSQIEVQSHLGEGSLFWLDLIVTVPVSHDWQIETISTPGIDAAPTHQKIIGIRGSAPQILIVDDDTNHCSMLANLLERIGCRTLKASDGKQGLQMVTEHHPDVILLDLAMPNMDGFELMVHLQENPQTRTIPIIVSSASVFEENRQRSFEAGATAFLPKPLQVDELFNALLSLLKVEWIYAQSTPQKSLSQLEQKADAELILPSQDVLQQLYHLAMMGDIPAIEGIIKELIKQDSQLTPFVTELSQFTVNFQTGKIRKFLKNFVTTESHQ; encoded by the coding sequence ATGTGGCGCAGATTCCAGACTTTCATCCAACGCACTCGTAGCGTTTTAATTATTACTCCCACAGTTGCTTTGACTGTCATTGTCGGGCAATCGTTGGGATTTTTCAATTTACTTGAATGGAAAATTCGTGACGAATGGGTTCGTCAGCGATCGCCAGGAACCATCGCTGATGAAATTGTGATTGTCACAATCGATGAGCGCGATATCCAATCGGTGCGGAAATGGCCAATTCCCGATTGGGCATTAGCAAAATTACTAGAAAAGATTCGGGCGCAGCAACCTAGAGCCATCGGATTGGATCTCTACCGAGATTTACCAGAGGGAAGCGGATATGAAGAACTGGTCAAAATCTTCCGCAGCACTCCCAATTTGATCGGCGTTGAGAAAATCACCGGAGAGCGTGTCAATCCGCCACCAGAATTGAAGAAACTCGATCGAGTCGGATTAGCAGATTTGGTATTGGATGGCGATCGCTTTGTGCGTCGCGCTTTGCTGACGGCAGTTGATACCAAAGAGAAAAACACGCTCAAAGCTGGATTGGCAACCCAGGTGGCGCTCAAGTACCTGGAAGCCGACAAGATTACTTTAGAAAGTATTGACCCCAAGCAGCAAAAGTTTCAGTTGGGTAAAGCAATTTACCTACCATTAGACAATCAAGAAGCAGGCTACTCCGATACTGATTTAGGCGGCTATCAAATTTTGCTGAATTGGCATGGAACAGATGCGGCATTTCGGACAGTTGCCATGCGCGATGTCTTAGCAGGGCGAATTCCAGCCAACTTAATGCGCGATCGCATGGTGTTTATTGGATCGACCGCCGCTAGTACCAATGACTTCTTCAATACACCCTTTAGTTCTTCCTGGATCTCTACTCAAAAACCTACACCTGGGGTTGTTGTCCACGCCAATATTGCCCATCAACTGGTACAAGAGGCAAAAATTGCCAAGACAACCTTGCACGGCGTTTCTAGTCAAGCTGTGTCGTTCTGGATTATTTTATGGTCTGCGATCGGTTCTTGTGGTAGTTGGTTCTTATCCAGTCGCAGGCTGCGGATTCCTGGTGGAAAAATTCTCTGGGCAACTGTAAGTATCAGTACCGTGTTTGTCGGGGGCAGCTATGGGATGTTTTTAGATGGCATTCTGATTCCAGTCACACCCACCTTAGCTGCATTTATCAGCAGCGTGATTGCAACCACAAATGCCTATAAACAGAGGCGGTTAGAAGAAGCGAATCAGCAACTAGAAATTGCCAACACTCAACTATTAGATTATTCCAAAACTCTGGAGTTCAAAGTTGAAGAGCGAACTCATGAACTGTTGGAAGCAAAGCAAGCTGCTGATGCTGCTAACGAAGCAAAGAGCGAGTTTCTGGCAAATATGAGCCATGAACTACGCACACCGCTTAATGGCATCCTTGGTTTTGCTCAGGTGCTAGAAGTATCGCCAAACATGACAGAGAAAAATCTGGAAGGAGTCAGCATTATCTACCAATGTGGAACACACCTGCTGATGCTAATCAATGATATTCTTGACCTTTCAAAAATTGAAGCTCGGAAATTAGAATTGCTTGCGACTACTGTCAATTTGTCCACTTTCTTGCATAGTGTCACCGAAATTTGCAGTATCCGAGCAAAACAAAAAGGGATTGGATTTAATATTTTAATCAGCGATCGCTTACCAGTTGCCATTGAAGTCGATGAAAAACGGCTACGGCAAGTTTTGATCAACTTATTAGGCAACGCCATTAAATTCACAGACAACGGTAGTGTCACCTTTAAAGTAGATGTCATTAGTCAAGAATTTAAACAAATGACAAATGACAATAGACAAATGACATACCAGAAAATTCGCTTCCAGATTGAAGACACGGGTATTGGAATGTCACCAAACCAACTAGAGAAAATCTTTTTGGCTTTTGAGCAAGTAGGTGAAGCAGGGCGGAAATCTGAAGGTACTGGCTTGGGATTAGCAATCAGTCAAAGAATTGCAACATTGATGGGCAGCCAAATTGAAGTGCAGAGTCATCTGGGTGAAGGTAGTCTTTTTTGGCTGGATTTGATTGTAACAGTACCAGTTTCCCATGACTGGCAGATAGAAACGATATCTACCCCAGGCATAGATGCAGCCCCAACCCATCAAAAAATCATCGGTATTCGGGGTAGTGCGCCTCAAATTCTCATTGTTGATGATGATACTAACCATTGTTCTATGTTGGCCAATTTGCTTGAAAGAATTGGCTGTCGAACCCTGAAAGCAAGCGATGGCAAACAGGGACTACAGATGGTAACTGAACATCACCCAGATGTGATTCTACTGGATTTAGCCATGCCTAATATGGATGGCTTTGAGTTAATGGTTCACTTACAAGAAAATCCACAAACCCGTACTATTCCAATTATTGTCTCTAGTGCCAGTGTATTTGAGGAAAATCGACAACGAAGTTTTGAAGCCGGGGCTACAGCTTTTTTGCCGAAACCCCTGCAAGTTGATGAGCTATTTAATGCACTGCTATCGCTGCTAAAAGTGGAGTGGATTTATGCTCAATCCACACCTCAAAAATCACTTTCCCAACTCGAACAGAAAGCCGATGCCGAATTGATTCTGCCATCCCAGGATGTTTTACAACAACTTTATCATCTAGCAATGATGGGAGATATTCCGGCGATCGAGGGAATAATAAAAGAGTTAATTAAGCAAGATAGTCAGCTAACTCCCTTTGTAACTGAGTTAAGCCAATTTACTGTCAACTTCCAAACCGGAAAAATCCGTAAGTTCCTTAAAAATTTTGTAACAACTGAGTCACATCAATGA
- a CDS encoding DUF928 domain-containing protein: MKPRYLASTLSIIALFASSTWNSANAVTFTPPINNGAPSQATGGASRGNFFIPTSGKGAPSQATGGASRGSLFTPSAGKGAPRQATGGASRGSLFTPSAGKGAPSQASGGASRVGTYYLNTSTESAGPAALIALLPQSFYGTTVSERPTILVYLPVSNAEEAVFSLKDETGNTQYQMTIPIALKTGAIAIKLPADAPALVVGKNYHWFLAVKVDGQLSPSTPYVDGWIQRIQPNAELATAMQQQDALKRATAFGKNGVWYDCVETLAALHSAQPTNVTLTKQWEELLSSVNLKEIVTVPLLGSTN; this comes from the coding sequence ATGAAGCCTCGATATTTAGCTAGTACATTGAGCATCATCGCTCTGTTTGCTAGTAGTACATGGAACAGTGCCAATGCTGTTACATTTACCCCACCAATTAACAATGGCGCTCCTAGCCAAGCAACCGGCGGAGCTTCCCGTGGTAATTTCTTTATCCCTACTTCTGGTAAAGGCGCTCCTAGTCAAGCAACGGGAGGAGCTTCCCGTGGTAGTTTGTTTACACCTAGTGCTGGTAAAGGCGCTCCTAGACAAGCAACGGGAGGAGCTTCCCGTGGTAGTTTGTTTACACCTAGTGCTGGTAAAGGCGCTCCTAGTCAAGCAAGTGGGGGAGCTTCTCGCGTTGGTACTTACTACTTAAATACTTCAACTGAATCGGCAGGCCCGGCAGCTTTAATCGCCCTTCTACCGCAAAGCTTCTATGGCACAACAGTGTCTGAACGTCCCACAATTCTGGTATATCTCCCTGTTTCTAATGCAGAAGAAGCTGTGTTCAGCCTCAAGGATGAAACTGGCAATACGCAGTATCAAATGACCATTCCTATTGCTCTGAAAACTGGAGCGATCGCTATCAAATTACCAGCCGATGCACCCGCTTTAGTAGTTGGGAAAAACTACCATTGGTTCCTAGCTGTTAAAGTTGATGGACAACTCAGCCCAAGTACCCCTTATGTCGATGGTTGGATTCAACGTATCCAACCTAATGCTGAACTGGCAACAGCGATGCAGCAGCAAGATGCTTTGAAGCGAGCGACAGCTTTTGGTAAAAATGGCGTTTGGTATGATTGCGTGGAAACACTTGCAGCCCTACATAGCGCTCAACCTACTAACGTAACTCTTACCAAGCAATGGGAAGAACTCCTCTCTTCAGTTAACTTAAAAGAGATTGTCACAGTTCCGTTATTAGGATCTACTAACTAA
- a CDS encoding CHAT domain-containing protein, with protein MLFPIKQRRWLYINLSILSLCLTITITPAGASLQVLTTSTLNVLASTSQASNWLEQGRNLYRSGRFAEAVTIWETAAQQYQAQGDRLNEALSLSYLSLAQQELNQWDAASQSIKQSLKLLQTSIPSADAILWAQALNTQANLQFHNGKAEIALENWQQAQKYYEQAGDKMGSLGSQINQAQAFQSLGFYRRSKEQLETLTQKLRAMPDSEIKVSGLRSLGLALQMTGDGKSKEVLEESLAIARKTQTTTQLSSILLSLGKTAVDLQNPEAALDYFQQAQQLTTNPSDRLQARLAQFKLFLDYDKPELATPLAPQLQQQLRELPPSHTSLYAAINFVATLNRRSNSEQIVPLKDQAQLMAVTVKSAQQIQDAHAEAYALYQWAKLYRRTQQLSQAQQLSQKSLNIARQLQSEDIIAQSAWQVGQLYKEQGDRQEAITAYTEAVKALKSIRGDLVAINRDIQFSFRESVEPVYRELVGLLLDRQPSQAALIQARDLIEGLQVAELDNFFREACLDKSQQIDQVDPNATVIYPIILPDRLAIILSKTGQPLRYYATQKSQVEIEQTLDKLLVSFNPVSDFQERNRLSQEIYSWLIRPAEMDRAFKDTQTLVFVLDGRLRNIPIAALYDGKQYLIEKYAVALSPGMQLMAARSLQQNHISAIVAGISESRNGFSALPAVESEVKQISKTVPSSTLLNEQFTSQALANRVKSSSASIVHLATHGQFSSRLEDTFLLTWDGEVNVKELSELLKNRGNEPSKAIELLVLSACDTAAGDDRAVLGLAGLAVKSGARSTIATLWPVKDKAAEMLMTYFYDQLRQPKITKAEALRQAQINTLRQTDFHDPFFWSAFVLVGNWL; from the coding sequence ATGCTTTTCCCAATCAAACAACGTCGGTGGCTCTATATCAATCTAAGCATTTTGAGCTTGTGTTTAACAATAACCATTACACCTGCTGGAGCATCTCTGCAAGTACTGACAACTTCTACCCTGAATGTGTTAGCATCCACTTCCCAGGCTAGCAATTGGCTAGAACAGGGACGGAATCTTTATCGTTCAGGACGCTTTGCAGAAGCAGTAACGATTTGGGAAACGGCAGCACAACAGTACCAGGCTCAAGGCGATCGCCTGAACGAAGCCCTAAGCTTGAGTTACCTTTCACTGGCACAACAAGAACTTAATCAATGGGACGCAGCCAGTCAATCTATTAAGCAAAGTCTGAAACTGTTGCAAACTTCTATTCCCTCTGCTGATGCAATTCTCTGGGCGCAGGCACTCAATACCCAAGCAAATTTGCAATTTCATAATGGCAAAGCCGAAATTGCCCTCGAAAATTGGCAACAAGCTCAAAAATATTATGAGCAAGCAGGCGACAAAATGGGTAGCTTGGGTAGTCAAATTAACCAGGCACAAGCTTTCCAAAGTTTGGGATTTTATCGCCGTTCTAAAGAGCAGTTGGAGACGCTAACTCAAAAGTTAAGAGCAATGCCAGATTCAGAAATTAAAGTTAGTGGACTGCGATCGCTTGGTTTAGCCCTGCAAATGACTGGCGATGGTAAGAGTAAAGAGGTGTTAGAGGAAAGTTTGGCGATCGCTCGCAAAACTCAAACTACAACTCAGTTGAGTTCTATCCTACTAAGCTTAGGAAAAACCGCCGTTGATTTGCAAAATCCAGAAGCGGCATTGGATTACTTTCAACAAGCCCAACAGCTAACCACCAATCCAAGCGATCGCTTACAGGCGCGTTTAGCTCAGTTTAAGCTTTTCCTAGATTACGACAAGCCTGAGTTGGCTACCCCACTTGCACCTCAACTACAACAACAACTTCGAGAACTACCCCCCAGCCACACTTCTCTTTACGCGGCGATCAATTTTGTTGCCACCCTGAATCGACGGTCAAATTCTGAGCAAATCGTACCACTGAAAGACCAGGCACAACTCATGGCAGTTACAGTCAAGTCTGCACAACAGATCCAAGATGCTCATGCAGAAGCTTACGCATTGTATCAGTGGGCAAAACTCTATCGTCGGACACAGCAATTATCACAAGCACAGCAGTTAAGTCAAAAATCCCTCAACATTGCGCGTCAACTCCAATCTGAGGATATTATTGCTCAATCTGCTTGGCAGGTGGGACAGTTATATAAAGAACAAGGCGATCGCCAAGAAGCAATTACTGCTTATACAGAAGCGGTTAAAGCTTTAAAGTCAATCCGGGGAGATTTGGTTGCCATCAATCGTGATATTCAGTTCTCTTTCCGTGAAAGTGTGGAGCCTGTTTACCGCGAACTGGTAGGTTTACTTTTAGATCGGCAACCAAGTCAGGCAGCACTAATACAAGCCCGTGATTTAATTGAGGGTCTGCAAGTTGCAGAACTCGATAACTTTTTCCGGGAAGCTTGTTTAGATAAGTCTCAGCAGATTGACCAAGTTGACCCCAATGCAACTGTTATTTATCCGATTATCTTGCCAGATCGCCTAGCAATAATCCTTTCCAAAACTGGACAACCATTGCGTTATTATGCAACACAAAAATCTCAAGTGGAAATCGAACAAACTCTAGACAAATTACTCGTTAGCTTCAATCCCGTCTCAGATTTTCAAGAGCGCAATCGCTTGTCCCAAGAAATTTATAGTTGGCTAATTCGTCCTGCCGAAATGGATCGAGCCTTCAAAGACACCCAAACACTAGTATTTGTTTTAGATGGTCGATTACGTAATATCCCTATAGCAGCCCTGTATGATGGGAAGCAATATCTGATTGAAAAGTATGCTGTTGCCCTCTCACCAGGAATGCAACTAATGGCTGCGCGATCGCTCCAGCAAAATCACATCAGTGCGATCGTCGCCGGCATCAGCGAATCTCGTAATGGCTTTAGCGCTTTACCTGCGGTGGAATCAGAAGTTAAGCAAATCTCCAAGACAGTGCCATCTTCGACGTTGCTAAATGAGCAATTCACCAGTCAAGCCCTTGCCAATCGTGTCAAATCTAGTAGTGCAAGTATCGTCCATTTGGCAACCCACGGACAGTTTAGCTCCCGTCTTGAAGATACCTTCTTGCTAACTTGGGATGGAGAAGTCAATGTTAAGGAATTATCTGAACTCCTCAAAAACCGGGGTAACGAGCCATCAAAAGCGATTGAGTTGCTAGTATTGAGTGCCTGTGATACAGCAGCAGGAGACGATCGTGCCGTTCTGGGACTAGCAGGCTTGGCTGTCAAATCTGGTGCCCGCTCAACTATCGCCACTCTCTGGCCCGTCAAAGATAAAGCAGCCGAGATGCTGATGACATACTTCTATGACCAACTGCGACAACCCAAAATCACTAAAGCTGAAGCACTGCGGCAAGCTCAAATCAACACGCTCCGTCAAACTGATTTCCACGATCCTTTCTTTTGGTCTGCCTTCGTTTTGGTTGGGAACTGGCTGTGA
- a CDS encoding beta strand repeat-containing protein, whose amino-acid sequence MKATYTCSSWVNRILTIGMMLPLGAILLGSKSTNAQVTPDSTLNTSVSQNGNNFTITNGNRVGNNLFHSFSQFSVPNNGSAFFNNAADVQNIFSRVTGGNVSHIDGLIQANGSANLFLINPSGIVFSANAKLNIGGSFIGTTAESIKFSNGAEFSTINPQAPPLLTINVPLGLQMGSNPAPITVQGTGHSLTATSGMTLAPLPRIPSSTKLQVQPGNTIALVGGNLHLNGATLNADQGQVELGSVSGAGLVSLTPNQRGYTLGYGDIQHFGDIQLAERSLLDVSGINAGSVQIQGERIQFTDGSLVLAQNLGNLPGGDIHLQATKAINLIGTTPNATIRSGIRNEAFGRGTGGNISVITPSLTLTQGAGLNNSTLGLAPSGNIQIEAMAIDLSGFSPINPSVVTTLNTTTLSTGNAGDVVINGNSLLISSGASLSSSTFGSGSSGKITIRNTSTTVTGESPSGLYSNIGIVTFATGNSKTLTLNTANLQILDGGAVAATAFFSGNGGDLNINASESITVSDRGRANNSNINASTIRPDPLLRKRFGLPNILTANAGTVNITTPKLTLTNGGTVSVTSQGSGNGGTLKIDADAIRLNHRGFIQAQTESGNGGNISLQTTNLLFLRDNSLISSTASGNGNGGNININAPIIVGSENSDIVANAVRGRGGNIQITTQGIFGLKFRDQLTPDNDITASSQLGVNGNVQVNTIGVDPNSGLVELPANITDPSQQIASGCSVNQGSRFVATGRGGVPQNPNRDVTSDRTWSDTRDISGYRKKSQVTAQIPASPEVIVQATGWQFNIQGQVELIAAQSPTHVEPQLNCAGISKS is encoded by the coding sequence ATGAAAGCTACCTATACTTGTTCAAGTTGGGTGAATAGAATCTTGACAATTGGAATGATGTTACCTTTAGGGGCAATACTTCTGGGGAGCAAATCTACTAACGCTCAGGTAACTCCTGATAGCACCCTTAATACTAGTGTCTCCCAAAATGGGAATAACTTCACCATCACCAACGGTAATCGAGTTGGCAACAACCTCTTCCATAGCTTCAGCCAATTCTCAGTTCCCAACAACGGCTCGGCTTTCTTCAATAATGCCGCAGATGTGCAAAATATCTTTAGTCGTGTAACCGGGGGTAATGTTTCCCATATTGATGGTTTAATTCAGGCGAATGGTAGCGCTAATCTGTTTCTGATCAATCCTAGTGGTATAGTTTTCAGCGCCAATGCCAAACTTAATATTGGCGGCTCATTTATTGGGACAACTGCTGAGAGCATTAAATTTAGTAATGGTGCTGAGTTTAGCACCATTAATCCTCAAGCTCCTCCATTATTGACTATCAATGTTCCCCTTGGCTTGCAAATGGGCAGCAATCCTGCACCGATAACCGTTCAAGGTACAGGACACTCCTTAACCGCAACCAGTGGAATGACTCTGGCTCCCTTACCTCGGATTCCCAGTTCTACAAAACTGCAAGTACAGCCTGGAAACACGATCGCTTTAGTGGGTGGCAACCTACATCTAAATGGAGCAACCTTGAACGCCGACCAAGGACAAGTAGAATTAGGCAGTGTGAGCGGTGCAGGACTTGTCAGCCTCACACCAAACCAACGAGGCTACACACTAGGGTATGGAGATATACAACACTTTGGAGATATTCAGCTAGCAGAGCGATCGCTATTAGATGTGAGTGGGATCAATGCCGGTTCCGTTCAAATTCAGGGTGAACGAATTCAATTTACTGATGGATCTCTGGTACTGGCACAAAATCTTGGTAATCTCCCCGGTGGTGACATTCACCTCCAGGCGACAAAGGCGATTAATCTAATAGGCACAACACCCAATGCCACAATTCGGAGCGGGATTCGCAATGAAGCTTTTGGTCGGGGAACTGGGGGAAACATTAGCGTTATTACTCCCAGTTTAACCCTCACTCAGGGAGCAGGTTTGAATAACTCAACATTGGGATTGGCTCCTAGTGGCAATATTCAAATTGAGGCAATGGCAATTGATTTATCTGGCTTTTCACCTATTAATCCCAGTGTTGTCACCACCCTTAACACTACTACCTTAAGTACGGGAAATGCCGGCGATGTGGTAATCAATGGTAATAGTCTACTAATATCAAGTGGTGCTTCACTGTCTTCGAGTACATTTGGTAGTGGGTCTAGCGGTAAAATCACGATTCGCAACACTAGTACAACGGTGACGGGAGAAAGCCCTTCAGGACTTTATAGTAATATCGGTATAGTTACATTTGCCACTGGAAATTCAAAAACCTTAACGTTGAATACCGCCAACTTGCAAATTCTGGATGGAGGAGCAGTTGCTGCCACCGCATTTTTTAGCGGTAATGGGGGAGATTTAAACATTAATGCCAGCGAATCGATTACAGTTAGCGATCGCGGCAGAGCAAATAACAGCAACATTAATGCATCTACCATTCGACCCGATCCCCTATTGCGGAAGCGATTCGGTCTGCCAAATATACTGACGGCTAATGCAGGTACTGTGAATATTACCACCCCAAAGTTGACCTTGACCAATGGCGGAACGGTCAGTGTCACTAGTCAAGGCAGTGGAAACGGTGGCACTCTGAAGATCGATGCAGATGCGATCCGATTAAATCATCGAGGGTTTATTCAAGCCCAAACAGAATCTGGTAATGGTGGCAATATTAGCTTACAAACCACAAACCTGTTATTTCTCCGAGACAATAGCCTGATTAGCTCAACAGCCAGTGGTAATGGTAATGGGGGTAATATCAACATCAATGCACCCATCATTGTCGGATCAGAAAACAGCGATATTGTTGCTAATGCAGTGCGGGGTCGTGGTGGTAATATTCAAATCACGACCCAAGGCATTTTTGGTCTGAAATTTCGCGACCAACTTACACCAGACAATGATATTACAGCAAGTTCACAGTTGGGTGTGAATGGGAATGTGCAAGTTAATACTATTGGTGTCGATCCAAATTCTGGCTTAGTAGAACTGCCAGCGAACATCACCGATCCATCGCAGCAAATAGCCAGTGGTTGTTCTGTCAACCAAGGCAGCCGCTTTGTGGCAACAGGACGGGGTGGCGTGCCGCAAAATCCCAATCGAGATGTGACGAGCGATCGCACTTGGTCTGATACCCGCGACATTTCAGGATACCGCAAAAAAAGTCAGGTAACTGCCCAGATCCCAGCATCCCCAGAAGTCATTGTCCAAGCTACTGGTTGGCAATTTAATATACAGGGCCAAGTTGAATTAATTGCGGCGCAATCTCCCACACATGTAGAGCCACAGCTAAATTGTGCGGGGATTTCCAAGAGTTAA
- the ccmS gene encoding beta-carboxysome assembly chaperone CcmS translates to MFFGNNQPESGDNKWRGQLDRFVKANQQDLAALFWGLWLANGDSQGTVGIDLQPTPHFVYCPKEQIENLNIKVENRLQEILGIIENHKPELEVVMIGIGKGEIKLIQFAPEPAPPICFEQVEKDVDGLLEALEQRMNETFNL, encoded by the coding sequence ATGTTTTTTGGCAATAATCAACCAGAATCGGGTGATAACAAGTGGCGTGGCCAGTTGGATAGATTTGTAAAAGCAAATCAGCAGGACTTGGCGGCGCTGTTTTGGGGATTGTGGTTAGCAAATGGTGACAGTCAGGGTACTGTTGGTATTGATTTGCAACCAACGCCGCATTTCGTTTATTGTCCGAAAGAGCAGATAGAGAATTTAAATATTAAAGTTGAAAATCGGCTTCAAGAAATATTGGGAATTATCGAGAATCATAAACCTGAACTGGAAGTTGTGATGATTGGGATTGGTAAGGGTGAAATTAAGTTAATTCAGTTTGCACCAGAACCCGCACCACCCATTTGTTTTGAGCAAGTTGAGAAGGATGTAGATGGTTTATTAGAAGCTTTAGAACAGCGCATGAATGAAACTTTTAATTTATGA
- a CDS encoding SulP family inorganic anion transporter: protein MAISDILEEPRLLRLNRWFSGLRGDLTGGLTAAVVALPLALAFAVASGVEPKAGLYTAIVAGIIAAIFGGSPVQITGPTGAMAVVLVGIVAKYGLEKVWIAGVMAGIIQIALGVAKLGQLVKFIPYPVTAGFTNGIAVIIFCGQLNNFFGLQLPRSEHFLPGLWQSLTHVEALNWAAVGLAMVVMTANILWPRINTTIPGSLVGLVLATGIAAYFHLNVPTIGSIPQSLPMPQGIPHWNDFSVIRELINPALALAALGSIESLLSAVVADGMTVSEKHNSDRELIGQGLANIIVPFFGGIPATGAIARTAVNVRSGGRTRLSGVIHGVALAIIVLTLAPLAAQIPLAALAGILMVVSLRMIEWEAIGLLMRATYSDFAVMILTWLVTILFDLVLAVEVGLIAAGALFIKRMSDLSLVKIPETEVFPPGTPLELGKEIAVYRVDGPVFFGAAERFATFLRDEPEVKYLILRLRFVPNMDTTGLVALEDIYHDLERHNCRLILTGLQPEVQQLLERTGLLKTIGLSNCFETTTDAICSISPQIQGCSLPIAADLKTKELMELND from the coding sequence ATGGCAATCTCTGATATCCTCGAAGAACCACGGCTTTTGCGTCTGAATCGCTGGTTTAGTGGACTGCGTGGCGATTTGACGGGAGGACTAACAGCAGCAGTGGTGGCATTGCCCTTAGCTTTAGCCTTCGCGGTAGCAAGTGGTGTGGAACCAAAGGCGGGACTTTATACAGCGATTGTGGCGGGAATTATCGCGGCAATTTTTGGTGGTTCGCCGGTACAGATTACAGGGCCAACAGGGGCAATGGCTGTAGTTTTGGTGGGAATTGTCGCTAAGTACGGCCTTGAGAAAGTTTGGATTGCTGGGGTGATGGCTGGGATTATCCAAATTGCTTTGGGGGTTGCCAAACTTGGACAGCTAGTGAAGTTTATTCCCTATCCAGTGACGGCAGGCTTTACCAATGGTATTGCCGTGATTATATTTTGTGGTCAATTAAATAATTTCTTTGGTTTACAGCTACCACGTAGCGAACACTTTTTGCCGGGACTTTGGCAAAGTTTAACTCATGTAGAAGCTCTAAATTGGGCTGCTGTTGGGTTAGCAATGGTAGTGATGACAGCCAATATTTTATGGCCCAGGATAAATACGACAATACCAGGTTCTTTAGTGGGGTTGGTGTTGGCAACCGGGATAGCTGCTTATTTCCATCTGAATGTACCGACAATTGGCAGCATTCCGCAATCTTTACCAATGCCTCAAGGTATTCCTCACTGGAATGATTTTAGTGTGATTCGAGAACTGATTAATCCGGCTTTGGCTTTGGCGGCACTGGGAAGTATTGAATCGTTACTGTCGGCAGTTGTGGCTGATGGGATGACAGTGAGCGAAAAACACAATAGCGATCGCGAATTAATTGGTCAAGGATTAGCAAATATTATTGTCCCATTTTTTGGTGGTATCCCGGCAACAGGTGCGATCGCTCGGACTGCTGTCAATGTCCGTTCTGGCGGGAGAACCCGACTATCTGGGGTAATTCACGGCGTTGCTTTAGCCATTATTGTTTTAACTTTAGCACCCCTAGCAGCACAAATTCCTTTAGCCGCACTTGCTGGGATTTTGATGGTAGTTAGCCTGCGGATGATTGAGTGGGAAGCGATTGGTTTATTGATGCGTGCTACCTACTCCGACTTTGCAGTGATGATTCTTACCTGGCTAGTAACAATCTTATTTGATTTAGTTCTCGCTGTAGAAGTGGGATTGATTGCAGCCGGAGCATTGTTCATCAAACGAATGAGCGATTTAAGCCTAGTAAAAATACCTGAAACCGAAGTATTTCCCCCTGGTACTCCTCTGGAATTAGGTAAGGAAATTGCCGTTTATCGGGTAGATGGCCCCGTATTTTTTGGTGCTGCTGAACGCTTTGCTACTTTCCTCCGCGATGAACCCGAAGTGAAATATTTAATTCTCCGGTTGCGCTTTGTACCAAATATGGACACAACTGGGTTAGTAGCTTTAGAGGATATTTACCACGATTTGGAACGGCACAATTGCCGCTTAATTCTCACAGGTTTACAACCCGAAGTCCAACAACTATTAGAACGAACAGGATTGTTAAAAACAATTGGGTTATCAAATTGTTTTGAAACAACCACAGATGCGATTTGCTCTATCTCTCCTCAAATTCAAGGATGTTCTTTACCTATAGCGGCTGATTTGAAAACAAAAGAATTGATGGAATTAAATGACTGA